From a region of the Streptomyces tirandamycinicus genome:
- a CDS encoding rodlin, which translates to MIKKVMAAAAVTASVIGASAAAAPQALAIGDDTGTTSASGVGASQVFGNSATYGAQSPQLALVQGSLNKPCVGLPAKANAGSLVGLVPVGVQDLNVLSSPQAQQCAENSTQAKGDEALSHILSDIPLLSGNGEGNG; encoded by the coding sequence ATGATCAAGAAGGTTATGGCTGCGGCTGCGGTCACGGCCTCCGTAATCGGTGCCTCGGCCGCCGCCGCCCCCCAGGCCCTGGCCATCGGCGACGACACCGGTACGACGTCCGCGAGCGGCGTCGGTGCCTCGCAGGTGTTCGGCAACTCGGCCACCTACGGCGCCCAGAGCCCGCAGCTCGCCCTCGTGCAGGGCTCGCTGAACAAGCCCTGCGTCGGCCTGCCGGCCAAGGCCAACGCCGGTTCGCTCGTCGGTCTCGTGCCGGTCGGTGTCCAGGACCTCAACGTGCTGTCGAGCCCGCAGGCCCAGCAGTGCGCCGAGAACTCGACCCAGGCCAAGGGCGACGAGGCGCTGTCGCACATCCTCAGCGACATCCCGCTGCTCTCGGGCAACGGCGAGGGCAACGGCTGA
- a CDS encoding rodlin, with translation MKKLWAAAAVTASVAGVSLTAAPQALAIGDDTGTTSLSGNDAMQTYGNSATYGAQSPQLSAVQGSLNKLCVGLPAKANAASLVGLPVPVALQDVNVLANPQDQQCAENSTQAKGDEPLSHVLEDVPVLSGNGVNNH, from the coding sequence ATGAAGAAGCTGTGGGCAGCAGCCGCCGTGACCGCGTCCGTGGCCGGAGTCTCGCTGACCGCCGCCCCGCAGGCGCTGGCGATCGGCGACGACACGGGCACCACGTCGCTGAGCGGCAACGACGCCATGCAGACCTACGGCAACTCGGCCACCTACGGCGCCCAGAGCCCGCAGCTCAGCGCCGTTCAGGGTTCGCTGAACAAGCTGTGCGTGGGGCTGCCGGCCAAGGCCAACGCCGCCTCGCTCGTCGGGCTCCCCGTCCCGGTGGCCCTGCAGGACGTCAACGTGCTGGCGAACCCGCAGGACCAGCAGTGCGCCGAGAACTCGACCCAGGCCAAGGGCGACGAGCCGCTGTCCCACGTCCTGGAGGACGTCCCGGTGCTCTCCGGCAACGGCGTCAACAACCACTGA
- a CDS encoding phosphoribosyltransferase family protein translates to MLFTDRVDAGQRLAGALGHLRGADPVVLGLPRGGVPVAYQVARALGAPLDVIVVRKLGVPYHRELGFGAIGEGGVRVISDDIVRRGHVSEKDVASVERAEAAELTRQAQRFSADRPRVGIEGRTVVVVDDGIATGATAAAACEVVRAQGAARVVLAVPVAPPDAVSWLRTLADEVVCLSTPRAFSAVGEWYRDFSQTPDEEVVALLAQSAADPPEAVKSEDVEVEAGGVRLAGELALPEGTAAVVMFAHGSGSSRHSPRNRSVATALNAAGLGTLLFDLLTGPEAADRRNVFDIEVLADRLAGATRWLRTRTAGPLGYFGASTGAAAALWAASSAGPEVGAVVSRGGRPDLAGSRLPGVRAPTLLIVGGRDTTVLDLNRQAESALRCECRLVVVPGATHLFEEPGALEEVSALARDWFTLHLVSRRP, encoded by the coding sequence GTGCTGTTCACCGACCGTGTCGACGCGGGGCAGCGCCTCGCCGGAGCCCTGGGGCATCTGCGGGGAGCCGATCCCGTGGTACTCGGGCTGCCGCGAGGCGGGGTGCCGGTGGCCTACCAGGTGGCGCGGGCACTGGGCGCGCCGCTGGACGTGATCGTCGTACGCAAGCTGGGCGTGCCGTACCACCGGGAGCTGGGGTTCGGCGCCATCGGCGAGGGCGGGGTACGGGTCATCAGCGACGACATCGTCCGCCGGGGCCATGTCTCGGAGAAGGACGTCGCCTCGGTGGAGCGCGCGGAGGCCGCCGAACTCACCAGGCAGGCACAGCGGTTCAGTGCCGACCGGCCGCGCGTCGGCATCGAGGGGCGGACCGTGGTCGTCGTGGACGACGGGATCGCCACCGGCGCCACGGCCGCCGCGGCCTGCGAGGTCGTCCGGGCGCAGGGTGCGGCCAGGGTGGTGCTCGCCGTCCCCGTCGCGCCGCCGGACGCGGTCTCCTGGCTGCGGACCCTGGCGGACGAGGTGGTGTGCCTGTCGACGCCGCGGGCGTTCTCCGCGGTCGGGGAGTGGTACCGGGACTTCTCGCAGACCCCGGACGAGGAGGTCGTCGCGCTGCTCGCCCAGTCGGCCGCCGACCCGCCGGAAGCCGTCAAGTCCGAGGACGTCGAGGTGGAGGCGGGCGGAGTGCGGCTCGCCGGGGAACTCGCCCTGCCGGAGGGCACGGCCGCCGTGGTGATGTTCGCCCACGGCTCCGGGAGCAGCCGGCACAGCCCGCGGAACCGGTCGGTGGCGACGGCCCTGAACGCGGCCGGTCTGGGCACCCTGCTGTTCGATCTGCTCACCGGGCCGGAGGCCGCCGACCGCCGGAACGTATTCGACATCGAGGTCCTGGCGGACCGGCTCGCGGGGGCCACCCGCTGGCTGCGGACCCGAACCGCCGGGCCCCTCGGCTACTTCGGGGCGTCCACCGGCGCCGCGGCGGCGCTCTGGGCGGCGTCGAGCGCCGGCCCGGAGGTCGGTGCCGTCGTCTCGCGCGGCGGCCGGCCCGATCTGGCCGGGTCCCGGCTGCCCGGAGTGCGCGCCCCGACACTGCTGATCGTCGGGGGCCGTGACACGACGGTCCTCGACCTCAACCGCCAGGCGGAGTCGGCGTTGCGCTGCGAGTGCCGGCTGGTCGTCGTCCCGGGGGCGACGCACCTCTTCGAGGAGCCGGGAGCCCTGGAGGAGGTCTCCGCTCTGGCCCGCGACTGGTTCACGCTGCACCTGGTGTCGCGGAGGCCGTAG
- a CDS encoding DM13 domain-containing protein — protein MRTSLVRRPVVIVGLVVVAIVAVAGLYWFQPWKLWVDETVREELPAASPAAPASPAAPASPDGSEAPASPAAPAGPEVLATGTFISHEHATTGSVKILRLADGSRTLRIEDLDTSSGPDLRVWLTDAPVKEGRDGWHVFDDGEYVSLGKLKGNKGDQNYALPADADLNRLTSVSIWCDRFDVSFGAAELRKAAA, from the coding sequence ATGAGGACATCGCTCGTACGCAGACCCGTGGTGATCGTCGGTCTGGTGGTGGTCGCGATCGTGGCCGTCGCCGGGCTGTACTGGTTCCAGCCCTGGAAGCTCTGGGTGGACGAGACCGTGCGGGAGGAGCTGCCCGCGGCCTCCCCGGCCGCCCCGGCTTCCCCGGCCGCCCCGGCCTCACCGGACGGATCGGAGGCCCCGGCCTCCCCGGCCGCGCCCGCCGGGCCGGAGGTGCTGGCCACGGGAACCTTCATCAGCCATGAGCACGCCACGACCGGCAGTGTGAAGATCCTCCGGCTCGCGGACGGCTCCCGCACCCTGCGGATCGAGGACCTGGACACCAGCAGCGGCCCCGACCTGCGTGTCTGGCTCACCGACGCGCCGGTGAAGGAGGGCAGGGACGGCTGGCACGTCTTCGACGACGGGGAGTACGTCAGCCTCGGCAAGCTGAAGGGCAACAAGGGCGACCAGAACTACGCGCTGCCCGCCGACGCCGATCTGAACCGGCTGACCAGCGTCAGCATCTGGTGCGACCGGTTCGACGTCTCCTTCGGTGCCGCCGAGCTCCGGAAGGCGGCCGCGTAG
- a CDS encoding chaplin, translated as MSRTAKAFVLSTLAAAAVAGSTGIAAADSGAEAAAASSPGVLSGNVVQAPAHIPVNACGNTVDVVGLLNPSFGNACVND; from the coding sequence ATGTCGCGTACCGCGAAGGCATTCGTCCTGTCCACCCTCGCCGCCGCCGCTGTTGCGGGCTCCACCGGCATCGCCGCCGCCGACAGCGGCGCGGAGGCCGCAGCGGCGAGCTCGCCGGGCGTGCTCTCCGGCAACGTGGTCCAGGCGCCGGCCCACATTCCGGTCAACGCCTGCGGCAACACCGTCGACGTCGTCGGTCTGCTGAACCCGTCCTTCGGCAACGCCTGCGTCAACGACTGA
- a CDS encoding rodlin — protein MLKKAMAAVAVTASVVGVSAAAAPQALAVGNDTGTTSASGVGASQVFGNSATHGNMSPQMALVQGSLNKPCVGLPAKLNAGSLVGLVPVGVQDLNVLSSPQNQQCTENSTQAKGDEALSHILSDIPVLSANGQGNG, from the coding sequence GTGCTCAAGAAGGCTATGGCGGCCGTCGCCGTCACCGCGTCCGTCGTCGGCGTCTCGGCCGCGGCGGCGCCGCAGGCCCTGGCCGTCGGCAACGACACGGGCACCACGTCGGCCAGCGGCGTCGGCGCTTCGCAGGTCTTCGGCAACTCCGCCACGCACGGCAACATGAGCCCGCAGATGGCGCTCGTCCAGGGCTCGCTGAACAAGCCCTGCGTCGGTCTGCCCGCCAAGCTGAACGCGGGGTCGCTCGTCGGTCTCGTGCCGGTCGGCGTCCAGGACCTCAACGTGCTGTCGAGCCCGCAGAACCAGCAGTGCACCGAGAACTCGACGCAGGCCAAGGGCGACGAGGCGCTGTCGCACATCCTCAGCGACATCCCGGTGCTCTCGGCCAACGGTCAGGGCAACGGCTGA
- a CDS encoding methyltransferase has translation MNIFTTSWGDLGLTRFPEDPRDRLRAWDASDEYLLRHLEGETLAGTVAVVGDRWGALATALAAHRPVQISDSYLTQRATRANLARNRTAAETEGVRLLSTRDTPPDRIDVLLVRVPKSLALLEDQLQRLAPRLTRDTLVVGTGMVTEIHTSTLRLFERIVGPTRTSLAVKKARLIHCTPDPDRTGPTAAAAEETWPRTYTLPDGIGAMSGRPVTNHAGIFCADRLDIGTRFLLEHLPGRRGPLRVVDLGCGNGVVGTAMAVANPEAEVVFTDESYQAVASAEATFRANAGPSARAAFVVGDALSGTERESVDLVLNNPPFHTHRALTDGTAWRMFTGARGALRPGGELWVIGNRHLGYHVKLRRIFGGCETVASNPKFVVLRAVKRG, from the coding sequence ATGAACATCTTCACCACGTCATGGGGCGACCTCGGGCTGACCCGCTTCCCCGAGGACCCCCGTGACCGGCTCCGTGCCTGGGACGCCTCGGACGAGTACCTGCTGCGCCATCTGGAGGGCGAGACGCTCGCCGGCACCGTGGCCGTCGTCGGGGACCGCTGGGGAGCGCTGGCCACCGCGCTCGCGGCGCACCGGCCCGTACAGATCAGCGACTCCTACCTCACCCAGCGGGCGACCCGCGCCAACCTCGCCCGCAACCGCACCGCCGCCGAGACCGAGGGCGTACGGCTGCTGTCGACCCGGGACACCCCGCCGGACCGGATCGACGTCCTGCTGGTCCGCGTCCCCAAGAGCCTCGCCCTGCTGGAGGACCAGCTCCAGCGGCTCGCCCCCCGGCTGACCCGCGACACGCTCGTCGTCGGCACCGGCATGGTGACGGAGATCCACACCTCCACGCTGAGGCTCTTCGAGCGGATCGTCGGCCCCACCCGCACCTCACTGGCGGTGAAGAAGGCCCGGCTCATCCACTGCACCCCCGATCCGGACCGCACCGGACCGACGGCCGCCGCCGCGGAGGAGACCTGGCCCCGCACCTACACGCTGCCGGACGGCATCGGCGCGATGTCGGGGCGCCCGGTGACCAACCACGCGGGCATCTTCTGCGCCGACCGCCTGGACATCGGCACCCGCTTCCTCCTGGAGCACCTCCCCGGCCGCCGGGGCCCCCTCCGCGTCGTGGACCTGGGCTGCGGCAACGGGGTGGTGGGTACGGCGATGGCGGTCGCCAACCCGGAGGCCGAGGTGGTCTTCACGGACGAGTCGTACCAGGCCGTCGCCTCGGCCGAGGCGACCTTCCGGGCCAACGCCGGCCCGTCGGCCAGGGCCGCCTTCGTGGTCGGCGACGCCCTGTCCGGTACGGAGCGCGAGTCCGTCGACCTCGTCCTGAACAACCCGCCCTTCCACACCCACCGCGCGCTGACCGACGGCACCGCGTGGCGCATGTTCACCGGCGCCCGCGGCGCCCTGCGCCCCGGCGGCGAACTGTGGGTGATCGGCAACCGGCACCTCGGCTACCACGTCAAGCTGCGCCGGATCTTCGGCGGCTGCGAAACCGTCGCGAGCAACCCGAAGTTCGTGGTCCTGCGCGCCGTCAAGCGCGGCTGA
- a CDS encoding chaplin — protein sequence MKRIAKSAVFAGTGVALIMGGAGAAVADSGAAGAADGSPGVASGNVAQAPIHIPASACGNTVDVVGLLNPAFGNVCAND from the coding sequence ATGAAGCGAATCGCGAAGTCGGCGGTGTTTGCGGGCACGGGCGTCGCCCTGATCATGGGCGGAGCGGGCGCGGCCGTCGCGGACAGCGGAGCTGCCGGTGCCGCCGACGGCTCGCCCGGCGTCGCGTCCGGCAACGTGGCCCAGGCGCCGATCCACATCCCGGCAAGCGCCTGCGGCAACACCGTCGACGTCGTCGGTCTGCTGAACCCGGCCTTCGGCAACGTCTGCGCCAACGACTGA
- a CDS encoding chaplin: MRQVISKGILTAAAATGILSLTSVYASADSQADAEAANSPGVLSGNNVQAPVHVPVNVCGNSLNVVGVLNPAFGNACANASGDGAAGSGGASAEGSAVGSPGVASGNNVQVPVDVPVNACGNTIDVIGALNPAGGNACANGTGQTPLTPETPEVPVTPEVPVTPEIPVTPEIPEIPQTPEVPETPEVPETPEVPETPEVPEVPETPATPEIPEVPEVPEVPEAPEVLVPVVDTPVDDRVVDSSTTDQLAQTGGNAGTLAAGAAAVGLLAGGALLYRRGTAAARR; the protein is encoded by the coding sequence ATGCGACAGGTCATCAGCAAGGGAATCCTGACGGCCGCTGCGGCCACCGGCATTCTGTCCTTGACCAGTGTCTACGCCAGCGCCGACTCCCAGGCCGACGCCGAGGCCGCGAACTCGCCCGGCGTGCTGTCCGGCAACAACGTCCAGGCGCCCGTGCACGTGCCGGTCAACGTCTGCGGCAACTCGCTGAACGTCGTCGGGGTGCTCAACCCGGCGTTCGGCAACGCCTGCGCCAACGCCTCCGGCGACGGCGCGGCCGGATCCGGGGGCGCGTCCGCGGAGGGCTCCGCGGTCGGCTCCCCGGGCGTCGCCTCCGGCAACAACGTCCAGGTTCCGGTGGACGTCCCGGTCAACGCCTGCGGGAACACCATCGACGTCATCGGCGCGCTCAACCCGGCCGGCGGGAACGCCTGCGCCAACGGCACGGGCCAGACGCCGCTGACGCCGGAGACGCCCGAGGTCCCGGTGACGCCCGAGGTCCCGGTGACGCCCGAGATCCCGGTGACTCCTGAGATCCCCGAGATCCCGCAGACGCCGGAGGTCCCCGAGACACCGGAGGTCCCCGAGACACCGGAGGTCCCCGAGACGCCGGAGGTGCCGGAGGTGCCCGAGACCCCGGCCACCCCCGAGATCCCCGAGGTGCCCGAGGTGCCCGAGGTGCCCGAGGCTCCGGAGGTCCTGGTCCCGGTGGTGGACACCCCGGTCGACGACCGGGTCGTCGACTCCTCGACCACGGACCAGCTGGCCCAGACCGGCGGCAACGCCGGCACGCTGGCGGCCGGTGCCGCCGCGGTCGGCCTGCTGGCCGGCGGCGCCCTGCTGTACCGCCGCGGGACGGCTGCCGCGCGTCGCTGA
- a CDS encoding vitamin K epoxide reductase family protein yields the protein MLVLTGAAGLLASWVITLDKFRLLEDPGFTPGCSLNPVVSCGSIMKSEQAAVFGFPNPLLGLVSYAVVAAVGAGLLAGARYRRWFWLALNGGALFGVAFCGWLQFQSLYRIGALCLWCCLAWVATIVLFCRVTRHTVEHRMLPAPARLRDGLREFGWLPPIAWTGIIGMLVLTRWWDFWIS from the coding sequence ATGCTCGTGCTCACGGGCGCGGCGGGACTGCTCGCCTCCTGGGTGATCACGCTCGACAAGTTCCGGCTGCTGGAGGATCCGGGCTTCACGCCGGGGTGCAGCCTCAACCCCGTGGTGTCGTGCGGCAGCATCATGAAGAGCGAGCAGGCGGCCGTCTTCGGCTTCCCGAACCCGCTGCTCGGGCTCGTCTCGTACGCCGTGGTGGCCGCGGTCGGCGCCGGGTTGCTGGCGGGGGCCCGGTACCGGCGCTGGTTCTGGCTCGCGCTCAACGGGGGAGCCCTCTTCGGCGTCGCCTTCTGCGGCTGGCTGCAGTTCCAGTCGCTGTACCGGATCGGCGCCCTCTGCCTGTGGTGCTGTCTCGCGTGGGTCGCCACGATCGTCCTGTTCTGCCGGGTGACCCGGCACACCGTCGAGCACCGGATGCTCCCGGCGCCGGCCCGTCTGCGGGACGGCCTGCGGGAGTTCGGCTGGCTGCCGCCGATCGCGTGGACCGGGATCATCGGCATGCTCGTGCTCACTCGATGGTGGGACTTCTGGATCAGCTGA
- a CDS encoding DUF5949 family protein, which produces MTSTPSAVRAIRPARLGTLVVIAWSGEHPDDERDMPFLLAYALGDGEGGPEGAETAARELLDAVGLPVGTEYVDAAESTGFPVTLLVEAGQAVLTMPHLTAQCTVPPEWLAAVRERGQVYFIFATRPWPDAAPGVPVTEDLLREFVGDEAVLSTAAHCLLPVRQLRG; this is translated from the coding sequence GTGACCTCCACCCCCAGCGCGGTACGCGCCATCCGCCCCGCCCGACTGGGCACCCTCGTCGTCATCGCCTGGAGCGGCGAGCACCCCGACGACGAGCGCGACATGCCCTTCCTGCTGGCCTATGCGCTCGGGGACGGCGAGGGCGGACCGGAAGGGGCCGAGACAGCAGCGCGGGAGCTGCTGGACGCCGTGGGCCTGCCGGTCGGGACGGAGTACGTGGACGCCGCGGAGTCCACCGGGTTCCCCGTCACCCTGCTGGTGGAGGCGGGCCAGGCCGTCCTGACGATGCCTCATCTCACCGCGCAGTGCACGGTGCCCCCGGAGTGGCTGGCCGCGGTCCGGGAGCGGGGCCAGGTGTACTTCATCTTCGCCACGCGGCCCTGGCCGGACGCCGCGCCCGGGGTCCCGGTCACCGAGGACCTGCTGCGGGAGTTCGTCGGCGACGAGGCGGTGCTGTCGACGGCGGCGCACTGCCTGCTGCCGGTCCGTCAGCTCCGCGGCTGA
- a CDS encoding chaplin, whose amino-acid sequence MKFRKTTTVLAGLVMAMGMASPAFADSGATGIASGSPGVLSGNVIQIPVHVPMNACGNSVNLIAVLNPAFGNLCVND is encoded by the coding sequence ATGAAGTTCAGAAAGACCACGACGGTGCTGGCGGGACTGGTGATGGCCATGGGAATGGCCTCGCCGGCGTTCGCGGACTCCGGTGCGACCGGTATCGCGTCCGGCTCGCCGGGGGTGCTTTCCGGGAACGTCATCCAGATTCCCGTGCATGTTCCGATGAATGCCTGCGGAAATTCCGTCAATCTCATTGCCGTGCTGAACCCTGCGTTCGGCAACCTCTGTGTGAACGACTGA
- a CDS encoding sulfite oxidase, with translation MDRDLTAVSVPGRLAGPGEGISLEELALAARNHGMPLEALRYALTPPGLHYVLVHYDIPAAEAADWRVSVGGLVRTPLRLDLADLRAFPPVTLRVTMECAGNGRARLTPRPVSQPWLVEAVGTAEWTGVPLRVLLREAGVGPGAVEAVFTGADHGVERGVEQDYRRSLPLGVALGGDPEVLVAYAMNGGPLPPQHGHPVRLVVPGWYGMAHVKWLCDISLTGTPFTGFQQAVAYRYRRSADDPGEPVTRIEPRALMIPPGFPDFMSRTRVLRPGRTGLEGRAWSGHAPVARVEVSTDDGRTWHDAALDAPEGDAWAWRHWHTAWTATPGSHVLAARATDAEGRTQPLDQPWNRGGFGNNLVQRIPVVCLPDGA, from the coding sequence ATGGACCGGGACCTCACGGCCGTCAGCGTTCCCGGGCGCCTCGCCGGACCCGGCGAGGGGATCAGCCTCGAGGAGCTGGCCCTCGCCGCCCGCAACCACGGAATGCCGCTGGAGGCACTCCGGTACGCGCTGACGCCCCCCGGGCTGCACTACGTCCTCGTCCACTACGACATCCCCGCCGCCGAGGCCGCCGACTGGCGGGTCTCCGTGGGCGGGCTGGTGCGGACGCCCCTGCGGCTGGACCTGGCGGACCTCAGAGCGTTCCCGCCCGTCACGCTCCGCGTCACGATGGAGTGCGCCGGGAACGGGCGGGCCCGGCTCACGCCCCGTCCGGTGAGCCAGCCGTGGCTGGTGGAGGCGGTGGGCACCGCGGAGTGGACCGGCGTCCCGCTGCGCGTGCTGCTGCGGGAGGCCGGAGTGGGGCCCGGAGCCGTCGAGGCGGTGTTCACCGGCGCCGACCACGGGGTCGAGCGCGGGGTCGAGCAGGACTACCGCCGCAGCCTGCCGCTGGGCGTGGCCCTGGGCGGCGACCCGGAGGTGCTGGTCGCCTACGCGATGAACGGCGGGCCGCTGCCGCCGCAGCACGGCCACCCGGTGCGGCTGGTCGTGCCCGGCTGGTACGGGATGGCCCACGTGAAGTGGCTGTGCGACATCAGCCTGACCGGCACCCCCTTCACCGGGTTCCAGCAGGCGGTCGCGTACCGCTACCGCCGGTCGGCGGACGACCCCGGCGAGCCGGTCACCCGCATCGAGCCCCGCGCCCTGATGATCCCGCCGGGTTTCCCCGACTTCATGTCCCGCACCCGGGTGCTGCGCCCGGGCCGGACCGGGCTGGAGGGCCGCGCCTGGTCCGGTCACGCCCCGGTCGCGCGGGTGGAGGTCAGCACCGACGACGGGCGGACCTGGCACGACGCGGCGCTCGACGCGCCCGAGGGCGACGCCTGGGCCTGGCGCCACTGGCACACGGCCTGGACGGCCACCCCCGGCAGCCACGTCCTCGCCGCGCGGGCCACCGACGCCGAAGGCCGCACCCAGCCCCTCGACCAGCCGTGGAACCGGGGCGGATTCGGGAACAACCTGGTCCAGCGGATCCCCGTCGTGTGCCTGCCCGACGGGGCGTGA
- a CDS encoding glycosyltransferase family 4 protein: MARVVLDLVAHQVREGTPVAVACPGGGMLAEAVRTLGAGVHRWRAAKTAGPLLAWEVGRLARIVAAAGPRLVHAHGPKAGLAARLALRGRLPTVVQPHVWSFEAAGGLLAGPARRWERYGARWAARVVCVSETERLKGVAAGIEARWAVVPNGVDTERFRPPAEEARRDLPPLVADLPGSAPLVVCVGRLCRQKGQDVLLAAWEQVLRRVPNARLVLVGDGPGADALRATAPASVRFAGDQPDSAPWYRAADLVVVPSRWESMALTPLEAMACGRPVVVTDAAGTRESLPPGHALFCTAPVQDPHALATAVGDLLLNGPLRGTLGRQGRQHVLAAHDVRHSASAIADVYREVSAAHAAVGGPPAR; the protein is encoded by the coding sequence ATGGCCCGGGTCGTCCTGGACCTGGTGGCCCATCAGGTCCGCGAAGGGACCCCGGTGGCGGTGGCGTGCCCCGGCGGCGGCATGCTCGCGGAGGCCGTACGCACGCTCGGCGCCGGGGTCCACCGGTGGCGGGCGGCGAAGACGGCCGGACCGCTGCTGGCCTGGGAGGTGGGCCGGCTCGCCAGGATCGTGGCGGCCGCGGGCCCGCGACTGGTGCACGCGCACGGGCCCAAGGCCGGGCTGGCCGCCCGGCTCGCCCTGCGCGGCCGCCTCCCCACCGTCGTCCAGCCGCACGTCTGGTCCTTCGAAGCGGCCGGCGGGCTCCTCGCCGGCCCGGCCCGCCGCTGGGAGCGGTACGGGGCTCGCTGGGCGGCCCGGGTCGTCTGCGTCAGCGAGACGGAGCGGCTCAAGGGCGTGGCGGCCGGCATCGAGGCGCGGTGGGCCGTCGTCCCCAACGGTGTGGACACCGAGCGGTTCCGGCCCCCGGCCGAGGAGGCTCGACGGGACCTCCCCCCGCTGGTCGCCGACCTGCCCGGGTCCGCACCGCTCGTGGTGTGCGTGGGACGGCTCTGCCGGCAGAAGGGGCAGGACGTGCTGCTCGCGGCGTGGGAGCAGGTCCTGCGCAGGGTGCCGAACGCCCGCCTCGTGCTGGTCGGGGACGGACCGGGGGCCGACGCCCTGCGTGCGACCGCTCCGGCGTCCGTCCGGTTCGCGGGCGACCAGCCGGATTCCGCGCCCTGGTACCGGGCCGCCGATCTGGTCGTCGTCCCGTCCCGCTGGGAGAGCATGGCCCTGACACCACTGGAGGCGATGGCCTGCGGCCGGCCGGTCGTGGTCACGGATGCCGCGGGGACGCGGGAGAGTCTGCCCCCGGGGCACGCCCTGTTCTGCACCGCGCCGGTGCAGGATCCGCACGCCCTGGCCACGGCCGTGGGAGACCTCCTGCTCAACGGGCCGCTGCGCGGGACCCTCGGCCGTCAGGGCCGCCAGCACGTCCTCGCCGCCCACGACGTACGGCACAGCGCGTCCGCGATCGCGGACGTCTACCGCGAGGTGTCGGCCGCCCATGCCGCCGTCGGCGGCCCGCCGGCACGCTGA
- a CDS encoding thiolase family protein, producing MTDRLRDVYVVDAVRTPVGKYGGALAGVRPDDLAAGVLGALVSRTPALDPARIDDVFFGDANGAGEDNRDVARMAVLLAGLPVTVPGTTVNRLCGSGMEAVVQAARAIAVGDASVAVAGGVESMSRAPWVLQKPERGFPAAHQQLHSTTLGWRMVNPRMPQEWTVGLGEGAELLADRYGIGRDEQDAFALASHRNAARAWAGGLYDGEVVPVDGVEPTRDECVRDTTSTEALAALKPVFRKDGTVTAGNSSPLSDGAAALLLVDEDGLRATGREPLARIGASAVTGIEPQYFGAGPVEAARRALKKAGREFGELHTVELNEAFAAQALACLRQWPDLDPARVNPRGGAIAIGHPLGASGARITGAVAHQLAAAGAGTGLATLCIGVGQGLALVLER from the coding sequence ATGACCGACCGCCTCCGTGACGTCTACGTCGTGGACGCCGTCCGCACGCCCGTCGGCAAGTACGGCGGCGCCCTCGCCGGGGTACGGCCCGACGACCTGGCCGCCGGAGTGCTCGGCGCCCTCGTCTCCCGTACGCCCGCGCTCGACCCTGCGCGGATCGACGACGTCTTCTTCGGCGACGCCAACGGCGCAGGCGAGGACAACCGGGACGTGGCGCGGATGGCCGTGCTGCTCGCGGGGCTGCCGGTCACCGTGCCCGGCACCACGGTGAACCGGCTCTGCGGCTCCGGCATGGAGGCCGTCGTCCAGGCCGCCCGTGCCATCGCCGTCGGCGACGCCTCCGTCGCCGTCGCGGGCGGCGTCGAGTCGATGAGCCGGGCGCCGTGGGTGCTGCAGAAGCCCGAGCGCGGCTTTCCCGCCGCCCACCAGCAGTTGCACTCGACCACCCTGGGCTGGCGGATGGTCAATCCGCGGATGCCGCAGGAATGGACGGTGGGCCTCGGCGAGGGCGCCGAGCTGCTGGCCGACCGGTACGGCATCGGCCGAGACGAGCAGGACGCGTTCGCCCTCGCCAGCCACCGCAACGCCGCCCGCGCCTGGGCCGGCGGGCTGTACGACGGCGAGGTGGTCCCCGTCGACGGAGTGGAGCCGACCCGGGACGAGTGCGTCCGCGACACCACCTCCACCGAGGCCCTGGCCGCGCTGAAGCCGGTCTTCCGCAAGGACGGCACCGTGACCGCGGGCAACTCCTCGCCGCTCAGCGACGGTGCCGCCGCGCTGCTGCTCGTGGACGAGGACGGCCTGCGCGCCACCGGCCGGGAGCCGCTCGCCCGTATCGGAGCCTCGGCCGTCACCGGCATCGAGCCGCAGTACTTCGGCGCGGGCCCGGTCGAGGCCGCCCGGCGGGCGCTGAAGAAGGCCGGCCGTGAGTTCGGCGAGCTGCACACGGTGGAACTCAACGAGGCGTTCGCCGCGCAGGCGCTGGCCTGTCTGCGCCAGTGGCCGGACCTCGACCCGGCCCGCGTCAACCCGCGGGGCGGAGCCATCGCCATCGGCCACCCGCTCGGTGCCTCCGGGGCCCGGATCACCGGAGCCGTCGCCCACCAGCTCGCGGCCGCGGGCGCGGGCACGGGCCTGGCGACGCTGTGCATCGGCGTCGGGCAGGGGCTGGCGCTGGTTCTGGAGAGGTGA